Proteins co-encoded in one Nitratireductor kimnyeongensis genomic window:
- a CDS encoding 3-hydroxyacyl-CoA dehydrogenase, whose protein sequence is MNPTGIVALVTGGGSGLGEATARELADKGAKIAIADVGMERAEAVAADIGGIAVKCDVTSEADGLAALGEATDKLGAPRILVNCAGIVTATKTVGRDGPHPLDLYRKVIEINLLGTFNMIRLFAAQAQELEPLEGGERGVIVNTASVAAFDGQIGQVAYSASKGGVVGMTLPIARDLSRSGIRVCTIAPGIFKTPMMAGLPEDAQASLGQQVPFPPRLGEPSEYAALACHIVENQMLNGETIRLDGAIRMAPK, encoded by the coding sequence ATGAACCCAACCGGCATCGTTGCGCTCGTCACGGGTGGCGGCTCAGGACTTGGTGAAGCGACCGCGCGCGAACTCGCCGACAAAGGCGCAAAGATCGCCATCGCCGATGTCGGCATGGAGAGAGCCGAAGCGGTGGCCGCCGATATCGGCGGCATTGCGGTCAAATGCGATGTCACCAGCGAAGCCGATGGTCTGGCGGCTCTGGGGGAAGCAACGGATAAGCTCGGCGCGCCGCGCATACTGGTGAATTGCGCCGGCATTGTCACGGCCACTAAGACCGTCGGCCGGGATGGGCCCCACCCGCTCGATCTTTATCGCAAGGTGATCGAGATCAACCTCCTTGGCACGTTCAACATGATCCGTCTGTTTGCTGCCCAGGCACAGGAACTCGAACCGCTTGAGGGTGGCGAGCGCGGGGTCATCGTCAACACGGCCTCGGTTGCCGCCTTCGACGGGCAGATCGGCCAGGTCGCCTATTCCGCCTCCAAGGGCGGCGTGGTGGGCATGACACTGCCCATTGCCCGCGATCTTTCACGCTCCGGCATCCGCGTGTGCACCATTGCGCCGGGCATCTTCAAGACGCCGATGATGGCCGGCCTGCCGGAGGACGCACAGGCTTCGCTTGGCCAGCAGGTGCCCTTCCCGCCGCGCCTCGGTGAGCCTTCCGAATATGCAGCGCTAGCCTGCCATATCGTGGAGAACCAGATGCTGAACGGCGAGACGATCCGTCTTGATGGCGCGATCCGCATGGCTCCGAAATAG
- the choV gene encoding choline ABC transporter ATP-binding protein: MNVAIDFNKVDILFGTERQKAEALPLVDAGRNREEILAETGAVLGCANCDLTVERGEISVLMGLSGSGKSTLLRAVNRLNTVARGNVVVHDGDWQADVVNCSQAELRKIRRECVAMVFQQFALLPWRTVAENVGFGLELAGVPAKERKERVMAQLELVHLIDWADKYAHELSGGMQQRVGLARAFATEAPILLMDEPFSALDPLIRTKLQDELLELQDRLKKTILFVSHDLEEALKIGNRISIMEGGRIVQTGTPEDIVLAPENDYVRDFISNVNPLSVLTAWNVMRDVRDLEAAGEGWLWLDRRKTTRFKFDENMLVIDAERNGKPAIWVSCDNIEELPEDRPKVFWATAGTPLRTVMRAMQQSQTAPVALFDEASRFVGAIGIRDVLGAIIRR; this comes from the coding sequence ATGAACGTGGCGATCGATTTCAACAAGGTCGACATTCTCTTTGGTACGGAGCGGCAGAAGGCAGAGGCGCTTCCGCTGGTGGATGCGGGCAGGAACCGCGAGGAAATTCTCGCTGAAACCGGCGCGGTGCTCGGCTGTGCCAACTGCGACCTGACTGTGGAACGCGGCGAGATATCCGTATTGATGGGACTGTCGGGCTCGGGAAAGTCCACCTTGCTGCGTGCGGTGAACCGGCTGAACACCGTGGCCCGCGGCAATGTCGTCGTTCATGACGGCGACTGGCAGGCCGATGTGGTAAACTGCTCGCAAGCCGAATTGCGCAAGATCCGCCGCGAGTGCGTGGCGATGGTCTTCCAGCAATTCGCCCTCCTGCCCTGGCGCACGGTGGCGGAGAATGTTGGCTTCGGGCTGGAGCTTGCCGGTGTGCCCGCAAAGGAGCGCAAGGAACGCGTGATGGCGCAGCTCGAGCTGGTGCATCTGATCGACTGGGCCGACAAATATGCGCATGAGCTTTCGGGCGGGATGCAGCAGCGCGTGGGCCTTGCCCGCGCCTTTGCCACGGAAGCGCCGATCCTGCTCATGGACGAACCCTTCTCCGCACTCGATCCGCTCATCCGAACGAAACTGCAGGACGAGCTGCTGGAACTTCAGGACCGTCTGAAGAAGACGATCCTCTTCGTCAGCCACGATCTGGAGGAAGCGCTCAAGATCGGCAACCGCATCTCCATCATGGAAGGCGGGCGGATCGTGCAGACGGGCACGCCGGAAGACATCGTCCTGGCACCGGAAAACGATTATGTGCGGGACTTCATTTCCAATGTGAACCCGCTCTCTGTGCTGACCGCCTGGAACGTGATGCGCGATGTTCGCGACCTGGAGGCGGCGGGCGAAGGCTGGCTGTGGCTCGACCGGCGCAAGACCACGCGATTCAAGTTCGATGAAAACATGCTGGTCATCGACGCCGAGCGAAATGGCAAGCCCGCCATCTGGGTCTCCTGCGACAATATCGAGGAGTTGCCCGAGGACAGGCCCAAGGTCTTTTGGGCAACCGCCGGCACACCGCTGCGCACGGTGATGCGGGCCATGCAGCAATCCCAGACGGCGCCGGTGGCGCTCTTTGACGAGGCCTCACGGTTTGTCGGGGCGATTGGCATACGCGACGTGCTTGGCGCCATCATCCGGCGCTGA